One Miscanthus floridulus cultivar M001 chromosome 11, ASM1932011v1, whole genome shotgun sequence DNA window includes the following coding sequences:
- the LOC136493021 gene encoding cellulose synthase-like protein H1, with protein MASTKTKLQLQERVRLPRTAWKLADLAVLFLLLALLARRASSLVAAGCAAPACTWCWVAALICEAWFTVVWLMNINAKWNPVRFDTHPERLAQRRSDDELPAVDMFVTTADPKLEPPLVTVNTVLSLLALDYPAGKLTCYVSDDGCSAVTCYALREAAEFAKLWVPFCKKYGVGVRAPFVYFSSGAAGAAADAEFLRAWTLMKNEYEELVRRIEKAEEDSLVRRGDGEFAEFVGADRRNHPTIIKVLWDSSSKSKSNQAADDRIPSLIYVSREKSPTQHHHFKAGAMNVLTRVSGVVTNSPIMLNVDCDMFANNPQVALHAMCLLLGFDDDVHSGFVQAPQKFYGALNDDPFGNQMQVIFEKIGYGVAGLQGLFYCGTGCFHRRKVMYGVPPDSATTTSTKDSPSDKELQNKFGGSNELIESARSIISGDMFKSPTTVVADLTNRVEAAKQVSACSFETGTSWGQEVGWVYGSMTEDILTGQRIHAAGWRSAILNPDPPAFLGGAPTGGPASLTQYKRWATGLLEILLSRHNPVLLSAFKRLDFRQCVAYLVIDVWPVRAPFELCYALLAPYCLIANRSFLPKSSEPGFVIPLALFLAYNAYNLGEYKDCRLSVRAWWNNHRMQRIVSSSAWLLAFLTVVLKTVGLSETVFEVTRKEQQSSSDGDAGDGADDADPGRFTFDSSPVFVPPTALAMLSIVAVAVGAWRVVAGAVPAAGGPGAGELVCCGWLVLCFWPFVRGLVGKGSYGIPWSVRLKAALLVAAFAHLCTRN; from the exons ATGGCGAGCACTAAGAcgaagctgcagctgcaggagagGGTCCGGCTCCCCCGCACGGCGTGGAAGCTGGCTGACCTCGCCGTTCTCTTCCTGCTCCTGGCCCTCCTCGCTCGCCGTGCGTCCTCGCTGGTGGCGGCGGGCTGCGCGGCGCCGGCGTGCACGTGGTGCTGGGTCGCCGCGCTCATCTGCGAGGCGTGGTTCACGGTGGTGTGGCTCATGAACATAAACGCCAAGTGGAACCCGGTCCGCTTCGACACGCACCCTGAGCGCCTAGCCCAACG GAGGAGCGACGACGAGCTGCCGGCGGTGGACATGTTCGTGACGACGGCGGACCCGAAGCTGGAGCCGCCGCTGGTGACGGTGAACACGGTGCTGTCGCTGCTGGCGCTGGACTACCCAGCGGGCAAGCTGACGTGCTACGTCTCCGACGACGGATGCTCGGCGGTGACCTGCTACGCGCTGCGCGAGGCCGCCGAGTTCGCCAAGCTCTGGGTGCCCTTCTGCAAGAAGTACGGTGTCGGGGTCCGGGCCCCCTTCGTGTACTTCTCCTCCGGTGCTGCGggagccgccgccgacgccgagtTCTTGCGCGCTTGGACACTCATGAAG AACGAGTACGAGGAGTTGGTCCGCCGGATCGAGAAAGCCGAAGAGGACTCTCTAGTCCGGCGCGGCGACGGCGAGTTCGCCGAATTCGTGGGTGCTGACCGCAGGAACCACCCGACCATAATCAAG GTGCTCTGGGACAGCAgcagcaagagcaagagcaatcAGGCTGCAGACGATAGAATCCCCAGCCTCATATACGTCTCGAGGGAGAAGAGCCCCACACAGCACCACCACTTCAAGGCCGGCGCCATGAACGTCCTG ACGAGGGTGTCCGGCGTGGTGAccaactctcccatcatgctaAACGTGGACTGCGACATGTTTGCCAACAACCCGCAGGTCGCCCTCCACGCCATGTGCCTCCTCCTGGGCTTCGACGACGACGTCCACAGCGGCTTCGTTCAAGCGCCGCAGAAGTTCTATGGCGCCCTCAACGACGATCCTTTTGGCAACCAGATGCAGGTTATTTTCGAG AAAATTGGATACGGAGTTGCCGGACTTCAAGGCCTATTTTACTGTGGGACGGGTTGCTTTCACCGTAGGAAAGTCATGTACGGCGTGCCACCagactccgccaccaccaccagcacgAAAG ATTCACCATCTGACAAGGAGCTACAGAACAAGTTTGGCGGATCGAATGAACTGATCGAGTCGGCAAGGAGCATCATTTCCGGCGACATGTTCAAATCGCCAACGACTGTGGTGGCAGATCTGACGAATCGTGTCGAAGCAGCGAAACAAGTTTCTGCCTGCAGCTTCGAGACTGGCACAAGCTGGGGTCAGGAG GTTGGCTGGGTCTACGGGTCCATGACCGAGGACATCCTGACGGGTCAGCGCATCCACGCCGCCGGCTGGAGGTCGGCGATCCTGAACCCCGACCCGCCGGCGTTCCTTGGTGGCGCGCCTACCGGCGGGCCGGCCAGCCTCACCCAGTACAAGAGATGGGCGACGGGCTTGCTGGAGATACTCCTCAGCCGCCATAACCCGGTCCTCCTCTCCGCGTTCAAGCGCCTCGATTTCCGGCAGTGCGTCGCCTACCTAGTCATCGACGTGTGGCCCGTCAGGGCACCCTTTGAGCTGTGCTATGCATTGTTAGCACCTTACTGCCTCATTGCGAATCGCTCCTTCTTGCCAAAG TCGTCAGAGCCGGGTTTCGTCATCCCGCTGGCGCTGTTCCTAGCCTACAACGCGTACAACCTGGGCGAGTACAAGGACTGCCGGCTATCGGTGCGCGCCTGGTGGAACAACCACAGGATGCAGCGGATCGTGTCGTCGTCCGCCTGGCTGCTCGCGTTCCTCACCGTGGTCCTCAAGACGGTCGGCCTCTCGGAGACGGTGTTCGAGGTGACGCGCAAGGAGCAGCAGAGCTCGTCCGACGGAGACGCTGGCGATGGCGCGGACGACGCCGATCCGGGGCGGTTCACCTTCGACTCGTCGCCGGTGTTCGTCCCGCCGACGGCGCTCGCGATGCTGAgcatcgtcgccgtcgccgtcggagCGTGGAGGGTGGTCGCCGGTGCGGTGCCCGCCGCCGGTGGCCCGGGCGCCGGAGAGCTCGTGTGCTGTGGATGGCTGGTGCTCTGCTTCTGGCCGTTCGTGAGGGGCCTCGTCGGCAAGGGAAGCTACGGCATCCCCTGGAGCGTCAGGCTCAAGGCTGCTCTGCTCGTCGCCGCGTTCGCGCACCTGTGCACACGCAACTAA